A single region of the Triticum dicoccoides isolate Atlit2015 ecotype Zavitan chromosome 2B, WEW_v2.0, whole genome shotgun sequence genome encodes:
- the LOC119361987 gene encoding uncharacterized protein LOC119361987, with protein sequence MRVAVVGAGLSGLAAAQELAASGGARVTVYEKEDWLGGSARTVPVDDGAGLVHLDLCPMVFNQATCPNMMQLLEFLGLEIERTEIPFSVSIKLDNGSQCYWSTSNGISSLLAQKSNALRPNFWCMIREIIKFKTDVLGYLDYYESNPDLDQNETLGQFVQLHEYSHLFQEAYLIPICTSVWCSPSQGVLGFSAVSVLSFFRNHDLFQLFGHPESFIVKGCLQSFVDKVRVELEGMGCRIKTSCAVKSVSCDDGGGYRVQEEDGSEEIYDKVILGIHAPAALKVLGAEATHEELRILGAYQYVCSDAYLHCDKSLMPQNLSGWSAWNFLGETSRDMFVTYWLNLIQNIESAKTFLVTINPPRVPDHVLLKWCVSHPVPSVAAVKESMQLDQIQGKRGIWFCGAYQGHGFHEYGLKAGKAAAQGVLGKKCDILVIPKQIVPSWTEAGARLLVARFLNRSISIGNLILLEDGGSMLSFGNVSCKHHVKSVLRVHDPMFYWKVATESDLGLADAYINGWCSFADKKEGLLNLFLIFIANRDAPKSSSNVVSKRGWWTPMLLTAGLASAKYFLRHTSRKNSVTRTRRNISQHYDLGNDFFSLFLDKTMTYSCGIFKREDESLEESQIRKLNLLIDKAKVERDHYVLDIGSGWGSLAIQVVKQTGCKYTGITLSEEQLKYAQGKVKEAGLEDHITFLLCDYRQIPARKYDRIISCEMIEHVGHEYLDAFFTCCESHLAQDGIFVLQAITMPDELYEEYIRSPGFIKEYIFPGGSLPSLSRITSVSASARLCIEHLENINGDQYYLTLRSWRDNLMANKDEILALGFDDKFIRVWEYYFIYCAAGFRTRTLGDYQVVFSRPGNNKLALA encoded by the exons ATGAGAGTTGCGGTGGTGGGAGCCGGGTTGAGCGGGCTGGCAGCGGCGCAGGAGctcgcggcgagcggcggcgctcGCGTGACTGTGTACGAGAAGGAAGACTGGCTTGGCGGGAGTGCCAGGACCGTGCCCGTCGACGACGGCGCCGGCCTCGTCCACCTCGACCTTTGCCCCATGGTCTTCAACCAG GCAACATGTCCCAACATGATGCAATTGTTAGAGTTTCTCGGGTTGGAAATTGAAAGAACGGAGATACCTTTCTCGGTGAGCATAAAATTGGATAATGGAAGCCAATGCTACTGGAGCACTAGCAATGGTATCTCAAGCCTTTTGGCACAAAAGAGCAATGCATTACGGCCTAACTTTTGGTGCATGATCCGTGAGATAATTAAGTTCAAGACCGACGTGCTCGG GTACCTGGATTATTATGAAAGTAACCCTGATCTTGATCAAAATGAAACTTTGGGGCAATTTGTTCAGTTGCATGAATATTCACACCTTTTTCAAGAAGCTTATCTT ATTCCTATATGCACATCTGTTTGGTGTTCTCCATCACAAGGAGTTCTGGGGTTCTCTGCTGTCTCTGTGCTGTCATTTTTCCGAAACCATGACCTTTTTCAG TTGTTTGGGCACCCTGAGTCCTTCATTGTCAAGGGTTGTTTGCAGTCATTTGTAGACAAG GTAAGAGTGGAACTAGAAGGCATGGGTTGTCGAATTAAGACCAGCTGTGCAGTCAAATCTGTTTCATGTGATGACGGAG GTGGTTATAGAGTCCAAGAGGAGGATGGTTCAGAAGAAATTTATGACAAAGTCATACTTGGGATTCATGCTCCAGCTGCTCTGAAAGTACTAGGTGCTGAAGCTACACATGAGGAATTGAGAATTCTTGGTGCTTATCAGTATGTCTGCAG TGATGCATACCTCCACTGTGATAAAAGTTTGATGCCACAAAATTTATCTGGATGGAGCGCCTGGAACTTTCTGGGGGAAACAAGCAGGGATATGTTTGTTACCTACTGGCTAAACCTGATTCAG AACATTGAATCTGCTAAGACATTCCTTGTGACGATCAATCCACCTCGTGTTCCGGATCATGTACTACTTAAATGGTGTGTGAGCCATCCTGTTCCGTCTGTGGCTGCTGTGAAGGAATCTATGCAGCTTGATCAGATCCAGGGGAAGAGAGGAATATGGTTCTGTGGGGCATATCAAG GTCATGGTTTCCACGAATACGGACTGAAG GCTGGCAAAGCAGCAGCTCAAGGTGTGCTTGGAAAGAAATGTGACATTCTGGTGATCCCAAAGCAGATAGTCCCATCGTGGACCGAGGCCGGGGCACGTCTTCTGGTAGCAAGATTTCTTAACCGATCGATATCCATCGGAAACTTGAT ATTGCTTGAAGATGGAGGCAGCATGCTTAGCTTCGGAAATGTTAGTTGCAAACACCATGTAAAATCAGTCCTGCGAGTTCATGACCCAATGTTCTATTGGAAG GTTGCAACAGAGTCTGACCTTGGTTTGGCAGATGCCTACATTAACGGTTGGTGCTCTTTTGCTGATAAAAAAGAGGGCCTTCTGAATCTGTTCCTG ATTTTTATAGCCAACAGAGATGCACCTAAGAGCAGTAGCAACGTTGTCAGCAAAAG GGGTTGGTGGACACCTATGCTTCTAACCGCTGGGCTGGCATCTGCTAAATATTTTTTGCGCCACACCTCAAGGAAGAACTCTGTAACACGAACTCGTCGAAATATCTCACAACACTATGATCTG GGCAATGATTTCTTCTCGCTTTTTCTGGACAAAACGATGACATACTCTTGTGGAATTTTCAAG AGGGAGGATGAAAGCTTAGAGGAATCCCAGATACGTAAACTGAACCTTCTAATTGACAAG GCGAAAGTTGAGAGGGATCATTATGTCCTTGACATCGGCAGCGGCTGGGGCAGCTTAGCAATACAAGTGGTCAAGCAAACTGGCTGCAAATACACTGGAATAACATTGTCGGAGGAGCAGCTTAAATATGCTCAGGGAAAAGTTAAAGAAGCTGGCTTAGAG GATCACATAACTTTCCTGCTGTGCGACTACCGTCAGATACCAGCTCGCAAATATGACAGAATCATAAGCTG CGAGATGATCGAACATGTTGGCCATGAATACTTGGACGCATTTTTTACCTGCTGCGAGTCTCACTTGGCTCAAGATGGCATTTTTGTCCTACAG GCCATCACCATGCCGGACGAACTCTACGAGGAATACATTAGAAGCCCAGGCTTCATAAAAGAATACATTTTCCCTGGGGGTTCACTTCCTTCTTTATCCCGGATAACATCTGTGTCCGCCTCTGCTAGACTCTG CATAGAGCACCTCGAAAATATTAATGGCGACCAGTATTACCTGACTCTGAGGAGCTGGAGGGACAACCTAATGGCCAACAAAGA TGAAATTTTGGCACTGGGCTTTGATGACAAGTTCATCCGTGTATGGGAGTACTACTTCATATACTGTGCAGCGGGTTTCAGAACAAGGACACTTGGAGATTACCAG GTTGTGTTTTCTCGTCCGGGCAACAATAAGCTGGCCCTGGCTTGA